Proteins encoded by one window of Rubidibacter lacunae KORDI 51-2:
- the psaC gene encoding photosystem I iron-sulfur center protein PsaC yields the protein MSHSVKIYDTCIGCTQCVRACPLDVLEMVPWDGCKAGQIASSPRTEDCIGCKRCETACPTDFLSVRVYLGAETSRSMGLAY from the coding sequence ATGTCGCATAGCGTCAAGATTTACGACACTTGTATCGGATGCACCCAGTGCGTGCGTGCGTGCCCCCTCGACGTGCTCGAAATGGTTCCCTGGGATGGCTGCAAGGCTGGCCAGATCGCCTCTTCGCCGCGCACGGAAGATTGCATCGGTTGCAAGCGTTGCGAGACGGCTTGCCCGACCGACTTCCTAAGCGTCCGCGTTTATCTGGGTGCTGAAACCTCGCGCAGTATGGGTCTGGCGTATTAA